A section of the Leptospira kobayashii genome encodes:
- a CDS encoding phytoene desaturase family protein, with the protein MSFAKDRYDVCIIGSGPNGLAAASVFANAGHSVLVLEVKDRLGGGMRTGELTLPGFRHDICSGAHPMGILSPYLKTLPLERHGLEWIEPAASVAHPLDGMPAVMLYPCLKDTAEGLGKDEDSYIKLIQPFLKNPEGLLADALAPLGIPKYPLSFLRFGLLGIRSAKGLAMSRFEGERAKALFAGLAAHSILPLESCLTAALGLLFAITGHMKSWPVVKGGSEGIATSFVAYLKTLGVEFKTDFYIGSLRQLPKAKVIMFDTDPTQLANIAGSVLPGGYVKRLKSYRYGPGVFKLDWALDGPIPWKDPNCLLASTVHLGGTLEEIAFGEASVWRGVHPEKPYVLLVQQSQFDSTRAPKGKHTGYAYCHVPFGSTLDLTNTIENQVERFAPGFKDRILSRHKMNTKDFGTYNYNYVGGAITGGVADIPQAFLRPVARWNPYGTPNPHIYICSASSPPGGGVHGMCGYHAANSVLKKMDRLKDMDQL; encoded by the coding sequence ATGAGTTTTGCCAAAGATCGGTATGATGTTTGTATCATAGGTTCCGGTCCGAACGGTTTGGCTGCAGCTTCCGTTTTTGCCAATGCGGGCCATTCCGTTTTGGTTTTGGAAGTAAAAGATAGATTAGGCGGTGGAATGAGAACGGGAGAGTTGACGCTTCCCGGTTTTCGGCACGATATTTGTTCCGGAGCTCATCCCATGGGAATTCTATCCCCTTATTTGAAAACCCTTCCTTTGGAAAGACACGGCTTGGAGTGGATCGAGCCTGCTGCTTCCGTTGCACATCCGTTAGATGGTATGCCTGCCGTAATGCTTTATCCTTGCTTAAAAGACACTGCGGAAGGTTTGGGAAAGGATGAGGATTCGTATATAAAACTCATTCAACCGTTTTTAAAAAATCCTGAAGGTTTGCTTGCGGATGCTCTCGCTCCTTTAGGCATTCCCAAATATCCTTTGTCTTTCTTACGATTCGGACTTTTGGGAATACGCTCCGCTAAAGGACTTGCTATGAGTCGCTTCGAAGGGGAAAGGGCGAAAGCTTTGTTTGCAGGGCTTGCAGCTCATTCGATCCTTCCTTTGGAAAGTTGTCTTACTGCCGCCTTAGGTTTGTTATTTGCCATTACCGGGCATATGAAATCGTGGCCGGTCGTGAAAGGAGGCTCCGAAGGAATCGCCACATCGTTTGTGGCTTATTTGAAAACTTTGGGAGTGGAATTCAAAACTGATTTTTATATAGGCAGTTTGCGTCAATTGCCTAAGGCCAAAGTTATCATGTTTGATACGGATCCGACTCAATTGGCAAACATCGCGGGTTCGGTGTTGCCCGGCGGATATGTGAAACGATTGAAGTCTTATCGGTACGGACCTGGAGTATTCAAATTGGATTGGGCACTAGACGGTCCCATCCCCTGGAAAGATCCGAATTGTTTATTGGCATCAACAGTTCATTTAGGTGGAACTTTGGAAGAGATCGCTTTTGGAGAAGCATCTGTTTGGCGGGGAGTGCATCCTGAAAAACCGTATGTACTTCTTGTTCAGCAAAGTCAGTTTGATTCTACGCGCGCACCGAAAGGGAAACATACCGGTTATGCCTATTGCCATGTTCCCTTCGGTTCTACCCTCGACTTGACAAATACGATTGAAAATCAAGTGGAACGATTTGCGCCCGGATTTAAGGATCGAATTCTATCCCGCCACAAAATGAACACGAAAGATTTCGGAACGTATAATTATAATTATGTGGGGGGAGCGATTACCGGTGGAGTCGCCGATATCCCTCAGGCATTTCTTCGTCCGGTTGCCAGATGGAATCCTTACGGCACTCCGAACCCGCATATTTATATTTGTTCCGCATCTTCTCCTCCCGGCGGAGGAGTTCACGGTATGTGCGGTTATCATGCGGCAAATTCGGTTTTGAAAAAAATGGATCGGTTGAAAGATATGGATCAACTTTAG
- a CDS encoding DUF3556 domain-containing protein: MFLFPTPPPYDALEWAKKSFNQRAKLACQAWAVQGYGSPIGAYIVYALKLVFYIWAWGFFCSFTPGLGAWDSISWWWNPVAFQKAIVWSLLFEVLGLGCGSGPLTGRYFPPIGGFLYFLYPGTTKLPLFEGAPIIGKRTRGILEVGLYLALLVFLYLALVHPNPGLNEYLPVIIILPILGVLDKTVFLAARAEHYWVTVVVFAFAGNWIAGAMAVQIALWFFAGFSKLNHHFPYVVCVMASNSPFTPFGWYRKAMYRNYPDDLNPSGIAILKARMGIVLEMGTPIVLLLGCVLGSYDVIVIGLALMVLLHSYITSNVPMGVPIEWNFLVVYAGFFLFGMNSHVIPFAVGSYPILAFIVLVSFILPLLGNIKPEWISFLLAMRYYAGNWACGAWLFKGDSTGKLDQLKKTSAGVYKQLDRFYPRNASVGLLSKVMAFRLMHLHGRAFQQLVPKAVDRSEDYEWMEGELMAGLVLGWNFGEGHLHNEQLLRSVQAQCQFEEGELRCIFLEAQPIGKSTQEYRIFDAKKGLLSSGTVDVRELRKLQAWPAH, from the coding sequence ATGTTTCTTTTTCCGACTCCTCCACCTTACGATGCCTTGGAATGGGCTAAAAAATCCTTCAACCAAAGAGCAAAGCTCGCCTGCCAGGCATGGGCTGTGCAAGGGTATGGCTCGCCTATAGGTGCGTACATTGTGTATGCATTGAAACTTGTTTTTTATATCTGGGCTTGGGGCTTTTTCTGTTCCTTCACCCCCGGTCTCGGGGCTTGGGATTCGATTTCCTGGTGGTGGAATCCCGTTGCTTTTCAAAAAGCGATCGTATGGAGTTTGCTTTTCGAAGTATTGGGGTTAGGTTGCGGAAGCGGTCCTCTTACCGGAAGATACTTCCCTCCGATCGGAGGTTTTTTATACTTTCTTTACCCCGGAACCACCAAACTTCCTTTATTCGAAGGTGCTCCGATCATAGGTAAGAGAACACGGGGTATTTTGGAAGTGGGCCTGTATTTGGCTCTTCTCGTATTTTTGTATCTGGCTTTGGTCCATCCGAATCCGGGGTTGAATGAATATCTTCCGGTTATAATCATTTTACCAATATTAGGTGTTCTCGACAAGACGGTATTTCTCGCGGCACGTGCGGAACACTACTGGGTGACTGTAGTGGTATTTGCTTTTGCCGGAAATTGGATTGCCGGAGCAATGGCCGTGCAAATTGCACTTTGGTTTTTTGCAGGCTTTTCCAAACTCAACCATCATTTTCCTTATGTAGTGTGCGTAATGGCGAGCAATAGTCCGTTCACTCCTTTCGGATGGTATCGGAAAGCAATGTACCGAAACTATCCCGATGATTTGAATCCTTCCGGGATTGCCATCCTTAAGGCGAGAATGGGGATCGTTTTGGAGATGGGGACACCAATCGTATTGTTGTTAGGTTGTGTTCTCGGTTCATATGATGTGATCGTAATCGGTTTGGCATTGATGGTTTTACTTCATAGCTACATTACAAGCAATGTTCCAATGGGAGTTCCGATTGAGTGGAATTTTCTAGTTGTATATGCGGGTTTCTTTTTGTTCGGAATGAATTCCCATGTGATTCCTTTTGCGGTCGGTTCCTATCCTATTTTGGCATTTATCGTTTTGGTTAGTTTTATTCTTCCTCTTTTGGGAAACATCAAACCGGAATGGATATCGTTTTTGCTCGCTATGCGGTATTATGCGGGGAATTGGGCCTGCGGTGCCTGGCTCTTCAAAGGAGATAGTACCGGCAAATTAGACCAGTTGAAAAAAACATCCGCAGGCGTTTATAAACAACTTGATCGCTTTTATCCCAGGAATGCGTCTGTAGGGCTTTTGAGTAAAGTTATGGCGTTCCGATTGATGCATTTGCATGGAAGGGCATTTCAACAACTCGTTCCCAAGGCGGTGGACCGGTCCGAAGATTACGAATGGATGGAAGGTGAACTTATGGCAGGCCTTGTGCTCGGTTGGAATTTCGGAGAAGGTCATCTTCACAATGAACAGTTGTTACGTTCCGTGCAGGCGCAATGCCAGTTTGAAGAAGGGGAACTTCGATGTATTTTTTTGGAAGCGCAACCGATTGGAAAGTCCACGCAAGAATATCGGATCTTTGATGCTAAAAAAGGACTATTGTCTTCCGGAACTGTAGACGTTCGGGAACTAAGGAAACTGCAGGCTTGGCCGGCTCATTGA
- a CDS encoding DUF3052 family protein, which translates to MSVGYSGKALGDKLGIKEGMNVFFHSLPSDVESELSSYLSETKISKTLKGSLDYLHVFTKEKKELEKKFPELVSHLAEKGMIWISWPKGSSKVPTDINENTVREIGLPLGVVDVKVCAVSEVWSGLKFLRRKK; encoded by the coding sequence ATGAGCGTTGGTTATTCGGGAAAGGCTTTGGGGGACAAGTTGGGAATCAAGGAAGGTATGAATGTTTTTTTTCATTCTCTTCCGAGTGATGTGGAATCCGAACTTTCCTCTTATCTGTCGGAAACGAAGATTTCCAAAACATTAAAAGGATCTCTTGATTATTTGCATGTCTTTACCAAAGAAAAAAAAGAGTTGGAGAAAAAATTTCCCGAACTGGTTTCCCATTTGGCTGAGAAAGGAATGATCTGGATTTCCTGGCCCAAAGGTTCTTCGAAAGTTCCTACGGATATCAATGAAAATACAGTCAGAGAGATCGGTTTGCCTTTGGGAGTAGTTGATGTCAAGGTATGCGCCGTATCCGAAGTGTGGTCGGGTTTGAAATTTTTAAGAAGAAAAAAATAA
- a CDS encoding LIC10604 family protein: MIYNILIYVFVFLFALVFVIYLVGRSLPADHTVSLSRVFSSSSEIIYEKIKNFKDYPLWRPNLKLIQPVSATSWKETDSHKNIMTYSFIRDEKNRLIESKIMDEDKPFGGSWTFELKTVPGGTELTITENGKVFSPIFRFVSKYIFGHTSTIEAYFGYMEKELENLGKKK, from the coding sequence ATGATTTATAATATTTTAATATACGTATTCGTTTTTTTGTTTGCGCTTGTCTTTGTTATTTATCTGGTCGGGAGATCTCTTCCTGCGGATCATACAGTGAGTCTCTCCCGGGTGTTTTCTTCTTCTTCGGAAATCATTTATGAAAAGATCAAAAATTTCAAAGACTATCCCTTGTGGAGGCCGAACCTAAAGCTCATTCAACCGGTCAGCGCTACTTCCTGGAAGGAAACTGATTCTCATAAAAATATTATGACTTATTCTTTTATCCGCGACGAGAAGAACCGCCTCATTGAATCGAAAATCATGGATGAGGATAAACCTTTCGGTGGTTCCTGGACATTTGAACTGAAAACGGTTCCCGGAGGAACGGAGCTTACGATTACGGAAAACGGGAAAGTGTTCTCTCCTATATTCCGTTTCGTTTCCAAATACATTTTTGGGCATACTTCCACAATCGAAGCTTACTTCGGTTATATGGAAAAAGAATTGGAAAACTTGGGTAAGAAAAAATGA
- a CDS encoding pirin family protein: MGQRKILYKTSGIEATDGAGVKLRRMLGTEELPNLDPFLMLDTFKSDSPDDYLAGFPNHPHRGFETVTYLLDGVMEHNDSKGNKGVLEKGGVQWMTAGRGIVHSEMPKQENGMLRGYQLWVNLPSQLKMIEPGYFDVSRKDWAKLEQEGGFVDILSGEISGVKGPAQSKTPILYAHWFIKPNSSLQIPVAADWNGFVHVSEGDVEIGDTKLPNGYLGIFSNGEEILIKNSGKQTADGILVIGQPIGEPIAQYGPFVMNTKEEIMQAFTDFQSGNFGH; this comes from the coding sequence ATGGGTCAAAGAAAAATTTTATACAAAACAAGTGGTATTGAAGCAACCGATGGAGCGGGAGTCAAATTACGCAGGATGCTTGGGACGGAAGAACTTCCTAATCTTGACCCCTTTCTTATGTTAGATACATTCAAAAGCGATAGCCCTGACGATTATCTGGCAGGATTTCCAAACCATCCGCACAGGGGATTTGAAACAGTCACTTATCTTTTGGATGGGGTGATGGAGCATAATGATTCCAAAGGTAACAAAGGGGTTCTGGAAAAAGGCGGGGTGCAATGGATGACTGCGGGCCGTGGGATCGTTCACAGTGAAATGCCCAAACAAGAAAATGGAATGTTACGCGGATATCAACTTTGGGTAAACTTGCCATCCCAATTGAAAATGATTGAGCCGGGTTACTTTGACGTTTCCAGAAAGGACTGGGCCAAGTTGGAACAGGAAGGTGGATTTGTGGACATTTTGTCCGGAGAAATCTCAGGAGTCAAAGGTCCAGCTCAGTCGAAAACACCGATTCTTTATGCACACTGGTTTATAAAACCTAATAGTAGTTTGCAGATTCCGGTTGCAGCCGATTGGAACGGTTTCGTCCATGTATCGGAAGGCGATGTCGAAATCGGGGATACAAAACTTCCGAACGGTTATTTGGGGATCTTCAGCAATGGAGAAGAAATTCTCATTAAAAATTCGGGCAAACAAACCGCCGATGGAATTTTAGTGATCGGGCAACCGATCGGAGAACCGATTGCACAATACGGGCCTTTTGTGATGAACACCAAAGAAGAAATCATGCAGGCATTTACGGATTTCCAATCGGGAAATTTCGGTCATTGA
- the mnmD gene encoding tRNA (5-methylaminomethyl-2-thiouridine)(34)-methyltransferase MnmD translates to MTEVFFENEVPISERFGDVYFSKEGGTEESAYVFFEGNRIAEKWKETNTTNNSGFTIGELGFGTGLNYFITLEKWKKEISPPTVSFFSLEKFPLESSTLKIMKNHFPEISTWEKGLLDSYEKALKDGGQNLRSRIWTWTTPHPSHRTQFHLHVYFSDVITTLGDWKEKIDAWYLDGFSPAKNPEMWTAEVFQKIKSLSKEGTSFATFTAAGFVRRNLESVGFRVEKQAGFGRKREMLVGGI, encoded by the coding sequence TTGACAGAAGTATTTTTCGAAAACGAAGTTCCCATCTCCGAACGATTCGGAGATGTATATTTTTCCAAAGAAGGTGGCACGGAAGAGTCCGCCTACGTCTTTTTTGAAGGAAATCGGATCGCGGAGAAATGGAAAGAGACTAACACGACAAATAACTCTGGTTTTACGATTGGAGAATTGGGATTCGGAACAGGGCTCAATTACTTCATTACATTGGAAAAATGGAAAAAGGAAATATCTCCTCCGACCGTATCTTTTTTCAGTTTGGAAAAATTTCCGCTCGAATCTTCCACTTTAAAGATTATGAAAAATCATTTTCCGGAAATTTCTACCTGGGAAAAAGGCTTACTCGATAGTTATGAAAAAGCTTTGAAAGATGGCGGGCAAAATCTCAGGTCCCGGATTTGGACCTGGACCACACCCCACCCTTCCCATAGAACACAATTCCATCTGCACGTATATTTTTCCGACGTAATTACTACATTAGGTGACTGGAAAGAAAAAATCGATGCCTGGTATTTGGACGGGTTTTCTCCCGCAAAAAATCCGGAAATGTGGACGGCAGAAGTATTCCAAAAAATAAAAAGTCTGTCCAAAGAAGGAACGAGCTTCGCGACATTTACCGCAGCAGGTTTTGTCAGACGTAATTTGGAATCAGTCGGATTCCGAGTGGAAAAACAAGCAGGCTTCGGTCGCAAACGGGAAATGTTAGTTGGCGGAATCTGA
- the mnmC gene encoding FAD-dependent 5-carboxymethylaminomethyl-2-thiouridine(34) oxidoreductase MnmC, with amino-acid sequence MAESDKPQVYEAVIIGGGVAGASVAYALSKRKIKTLLLEKKGNLSEGASGNPSGLIYPFLTKHKTSESIFSLSAFRFLNEEWEKIENFAASEKFSFYKNGICFLTDSESDKDRYFHSIESHGLAKEETFIKNDISFLPGKEALYFPKGKTISPPIYVSLLCKLSSPHLTIHTYENFLEWEDNSPIQINTDKRIYQTDKFFLCLANEVLEMQRTKWLPIKKVRGQIVLLPESKLLSQITSSVLFGHYLTEDMGSGSVLGASFDEFKYEETSRVHETVELLESAKRQLPILKTYWEDLEKSPETLGTRVSYRSQTQDRRPILGKLPNAEQFKRDNPYKKGESHIRKPPIISYYKDVSILGGLGSRGLNHSLFGAEIVVRESLGENLPIESDLFEDFKPERFLIRNWKRGTPIED; translated from the coding sequence TTGGCGGAATCTGACAAACCTCAAGTCTACGAAGCGGTGATCATCGGAGGAGGCGTCGCAGGTGCTTCCGTAGCTTATGCACTTTCCAAAAGAAAAATCAAAACCCTCCTACTGGAAAAAAAAGGGAATCTTTCCGAAGGAGCCAGCGGAAATCCTAGCGGCTTGATTTACCCTTTTCTCACCAAACACAAAACATCCGAGAGTATATTTTCCTTATCCGCATTCCGTTTTTTAAATGAGGAGTGGGAAAAAATCGAAAATTTTGCCGCCTCGGAAAAATTCAGCTTCTACAAAAACGGAATTTGTTTTTTAACGGATTCGGAGTCGGACAAAGACAGATACTTTCACTCGATTGAATCTCATGGACTTGCAAAAGAAGAAACTTTTATCAAAAACGATATCTCCTTTTTACCTGGAAAGGAAGCACTCTATTTTCCAAAAGGAAAAACAATCTCCCCTCCTATTTATGTTTCTTTGCTTTGTAAATTATCCTCTCCTCACCTAACAATTCATACATACGAAAACTTTTTAGAATGGGAAGACAATTCTCCCATACAAATCAACACTGACAAAAGAATTTACCAAACAGATAAATTCTTTTTATGTTTGGCGAACGAAGTTTTGGAAATGCAGAGAACAAAATGGCTTCCGATCAAAAAGGTACGGGGACAAATTGTACTCTTGCCCGAATCGAAACTACTTTCTCAAATCACGAGCTCCGTTCTCTTCGGACATTATTTAACGGAAGATATGGGATCAGGCTCTGTTCTCGGAGCCAGTTTCGATGAGTTTAAATATGAAGAAACTTCCCGAGTTCATGAAACGGTGGAACTTCTGGAATCCGCCAAAAGACAACTACCGATCTTAAAAACATACTGGGAAGATTTGGAAAAATCACCGGAGACCCTAGGAACAAGAGTGAGTTACAGATCCCAAACCCAAGACAGAAGACCTATTCTCGGAAAACTTCCGAACGCGGAACAATTCAAAAGAGACAACCCTTATAAAAAAGGAGAGTCTCATATCCGTAAACCTCCGATCATCAGTTACTACAAAGATGTTTCTATTTTAGGAGGACTCGGTTCCAGAGGACTCAATCATTCTTTGTTCGGTGCGGAAATCGTCGTCAGAGAGTCATTGGGAGAAAATCTTCCCATCGAATCGGATCTATTTGAAGATTTTAAACCGGAGAGATTTTTGATTCGTAATTGGAAAAGAGGGACTCCAATCGAAGATTGA
- the lpxK gene encoding tetraacyldisaccharide 4'-kinase, producing MGTFFSSLLRSLLWILSPLSFLYQILFYLDRSRTQSLKLGEVLVISVGNLTVGGTGKTPFVQYLVRYIEQHHKDYAITILSRGYGASRSGEGAKVELNSLPEEVGDEPKLHKESFPDVQVIIGRDRFGSFQKYNSVPGKKHVVILDDGFQHHKIQRDLDIVLMDANRPLGNGWTIPLGILRERDSSLKRADLLVFTKITDETIKLVRKLGDSYSGKFPNLSVFYSRFLGSLIFGSNFKKKYKLVTGVGNPKFVLKTAEECLKTKDIELHVFPDHHRYEEEELLSILSELPKNTGLVTTEKDWVKWKEFPQFLSELEKSEMGPVLIGLEIKIEGTETFNLRLESLFSNYESKISPV from the coding sequence TTGGGAACTTTTTTTTCCAGTCTACTTCGAAGTCTATTATGGATACTTAGCCCTCTTTCCTTCTTATACCAAATTTTATTTTATCTCGATCGTAGCAGAACCCAATCCTTAAAACTAGGCGAAGTCCTGGTGATCAGTGTAGGCAATCTCACAGTCGGAGGAACAGGTAAAACTCCTTTCGTTCAGTATTTAGTCAGATACATTGAACAACATCACAAAGATTATGCGATCACCATTCTTTCCCGTGGTTACGGTGCTAGCCGGAGCGGGGAAGGAGCTAAAGTGGAACTAAATTCTCTTCCCGAAGAAGTAGGCGATGAACCCAAACTGCATAAAGAAAGTTTTCCCGATGTGCAGGTCATTATAGGTAGAGATAGATTCGGTAGTTTTCAAAAATACAATTCGGTCCCAGGAAAAAAACATGTAGTCATTTTGGATGATGGGTTTCAGCATCATAAGATCCAAAGGGACTTGGACATTGTACTTATGGATGCGAACCGCCCTTTGGGAAACGGATGGACGATTCCTTTGGGGATTTTGCGGGAAAGAGATTCTTCCTTGAAACGTGCGGATCTGCTAGTGTTTACAAAGATTACCGATGAGACAATAAAGTTAGTACGAAAGTTAGGCGATAGTTATTCAGGAAAATTTCCCAACCTTTCCGTATTTTATTCCAGGTTTCTGGGAAGTTTGATTTTCGGTTCTAATTTCAAAAAGAAATACAAATTGGTGACCGGCGTGGGGAATCCGAAATTTGTTTTGAAAACCGCGGAAGAATGTTTGAAGACAAAAGACATTGAACTTCACGTTTTCCCTGACCATCATCGTTATGAAGAAGAAGAGTTGCTTTCTATTTTGTCCGAACTTCCGAAAAACACAGGTTTGGTGACTACGGAAAAAGACTGGGTGAAATGGAAAGAGTTTCCACAGTTCTTATCCGAATTGGAAAAGTCGGAGATGGGTCCGGTTTTGATCGGCTTGGAGATAAAAATAGAAGGAACGGAAACCTTCAATCTTCGATTGGAGTCCCTCTTTTCCAATTACGAATCAAAAATCTCTCCGGTTTAA
- the hisE gene encoding phosphoribosyl-ATP diphosphatase, which yields MEFLRKLEEVLQKRKNDLPEKSYTAELFRDGIDRILKKIGEEAGEVIIAAKNTNEKELIHEVADLIFHIEVLLVEKGLSLDVIAKELEKRHS from the coding sequence ATGGAATTTTTAAGAAAACTAGAAGAAGTATTACAAAAACGCAAAAACGACCTCCCTGAAAAATCTTATACCGCGGAATTGTTTCGGGACGGAATCGATCGCATCTTAAAAAAAATCGGGGAAGAAGCGGGTGAAGTGATCATAGCTGCAAAAAATACGAATGAAAAAGAACTGATCCACGAAGTGGCGGATTTGATTTTTCATATTGAAGTGCTTCTCGTAGAAAAAGGACTCAGCCTCGACGTTATCGCTAAAGAATTAGAGAAACGACATAGCTGA
- a CDS encoding thioredoxin family protein has translation MFAHFRKAAILLFLFVLPLHSETIWETSIGKGLSKAKSENKPILIDLYADWCAYCKVLEKEIFPDKQVSKVLEGFVTVRLNGEEFPNLMQKYGIEGYPTILYIDKYANFHTKLTGLSSKETVLHVSKKVLANPDIETNLKNELKKNPEDQDLHFRLGSFYYQTGKPELAKIHFENILNSKSENNKKLREDSHFNLSLILTREKNWDEAVKSWKSFLKEFPKSNHTLDSELYYGLSLKEAGERKLAKKILTELKPRLTDPKDIETVDETLESIRKGF, from the coding sequence ATGTTTGCCCATTTTCGCAAAGCGGCTATTTTATTATTTCTATTTGTTTTGCCTCTCCATTCGGAAACGATCTGGGAGACGTCCATAGGAAAAGGACTTTCCAAAGCAAAATCGGAAAATAAGCCAATACTCATTGATTTATATGCGGATTGGTGTGCGTATTGTAAGGTTTTGGAAAAGGAAATTTTTCCGGACAAACAAGTTTCCAAAGTCTTGGAAGGTTTCGTTACGGTTCGGTTAAACGGAGAAGAATTTCCGAATCTTATGCAGAAATACGGAATCGAAGGTTATCCTACGATTTTATATATAGACAAATATGCCAATTTTCATACAAAACTGACAGGGCTTTCTTCAAAAGAAACGGTGTTGCATGTTTCCAAAAAAGTCTTAGCAAATCCGGATATCGAAACCAATCTTAAAAATGAATTAAAAAAAAATCCCGAGGATCAGGATCTGCATTTCCGTTTAGGAAGTTTTTATTACCAAACGGGAAAACCGGAACTGGCAAAAATCCATTTTGAAAACATTTTGAATTCAAAATCGGAAAACAATAAAAAGTTACGGGAAGATTCCCACTTCAATTTAAGTTTGATCCTCACACGGGAAAAAAACTGGGATGAAGCAGTAAAATCCTGGAAATCTTTTTTGAAAGAATTTCCAAAATCAAATCATACTCTGGATTCGGAATTGTATTACGGCTTGTCTTTGAAAGAAGCAGGGGAAAGAAAACTTGCGAAAAAAATACTTACCGAACTAAAGCCTCGCCTAACAGATCCTAAAGACATAGAAACCGTAGACGAAACTTTGGAGTCGATCAGAAAAGGGTTCTAA
- a CDS encoding UDP-glucose dehydrogenase family protein gives MKVCVVGTGYVGLVAGTCFAEYGNDVICVDKDEKKIKDLEKGIIPIYEPGLSELVARNFAEGRLKFTTSLKDGVQASEFVFIAVGTPTSDNGSADLRFVFGVAEEVGKAMNGYKIIVDKSTVPVGTADQVRTIVAKNTTHPFDVVSNPEFLKEGAAIDDFMRPERVVIGADSAIASKKMSELYSPFVLNGNPILVMGVRSAELTKYACNAFLATKISFVNEIANLCDAAGANFEDVRKGMGTDSRIGRQFLYAGIGYGGSCFPKDVRALLRTAEEYKSSMHIIQSVEDVNEKQKTRLTDKIFEHFKTTDMKGKTFGIWGLSFKPGTDDMREAPSIPLIFELHKNGAKIQVFDPAAKETSKYYFDGKVEYKNDPYSTLQGADAMLLLTEWREFREPDFGKIKSLLSSPLVFDGRNQYKPSQMKELGFTYYSIGNR, from the coding sequence ATGAAAGTTTGTGTAGTTGGAACGGGCTATGTTGGCCTGGTTGCAGGAACCTGTTTTGCGGAATACGGAAATGATGTCATCTGTGTAGACAAAGATGAGAAAAAGATTAAAGACTTGGAAAAGGGAATCATTCCTATTTACGAACCTGGTCTTTCCGAACTTGTAGCAAGAAATTTTGCAGAAGGGAGATTGAAATTCACTACCTCTCTTAAAGACGGAGTACAAGCTTCCGAATTTGTTTTTATCGCAGTAGGAACTCCTACATCTGACAATGGTTCGGCGGATCTCCGCTTTGTGTTCGGAGTGGCGGAAGAAGTCGGCAAAGCGATGAACGGATATAAGATCATAGTGGATAAATCCACCGTTCCGGTGGGAACTGCCGATCAAGTAAGAACCATCGTCGCAAAAAATACAACACATCCATTCGATGTGGTTTCCAATCCTGAATTCTTAAAAGAAGGCGCAGCCATAGACGATTTTATGCGCCCGGAAAGAGTTGTGATCGGCGCCGATTCCGCCATCGCTTCCAAAAAAATGAGCGAACTCTATTCTCCGTTCGTATTGAACGGAAATCCGATTTTGGTGATGGGAGTTCGTTCCGCAGAACTTACTAAATACGCGTGCAATGCGTTCCTTGCTACGAAGATTTCCTTTGTGAATGAAATTGCTAACCTTTGTGATGCGGCTGGTGCCAATTTCGAAGATGTAAGAAAAGGAATGGGAACAGACTCCCGTATCGGAAGACAATTCCTGTATGCGGGGATAGGTTACGGCGGATCTTGTTTTCCAAAAGATGTAAGGGCGCTTCTTCGCACTGCGGAAGAATACAAATCTTCCATGCACATCATCCAATCAGTGGAAGATGTGAATGAAAAACAAAAAACACGTCTTACCGATAAGATTTTCGAACATTTTAAAACAACCGATATGAAAGGTAAAACTTTCGGAATCTGGGGACTTTCTTTCAAGCCCGGAACAGATGATATGAGGGAAGCACCTTCCATCCCTTTGATTTTCGAGCTGCACAAAAACGGGGCGAAGATTCAGGTATTCGACCCTGCTGCAAAAGAAACATCCAAATATTATTTTGACGGCAAAGTCGAATATAAAAACGATCCTTACTCCACATTACAAGGTGCAGACGCTATGTTGCTTTTGACGGAGTGGAGGGAGTTTAGAGAGCCGGATTTCGGTAAAATCAAATCCCTTCTTTCTTCTCCTTTGGTTTTTGACGGTAGAAACCAATACAAACCTAGCCAAATGAAGGAACTTGGATTTACCTATTATTCCATAGGAAATCGTTAG